Proteins encoded by one window of Bremerella cremea:
- a CDS encoding DUF1552 domain-containing protein, with the protein MKRNFTRRTMLRGLGVSMALPWMESIPVWGETTSSSAEPQSEAPLRFGVMFAGNGFHRDHFWAKGEGADMEIGQVLEPLDPYKDKLLFIRGLYNAEALKGNIHSSQTGNLLSGAPLSSGGEIRSGTSIDQVLAQQYGHDTKVPSLVLGCEKSNPSVHKNYSMLYSSHISWSSPTTPTPLELYPALAFDRLFQDGAKREEKSVLDAILGDAQDLRRNISQADRRKLDEYLDSVRDVEQRIDRAGKRGEMQGWKPPLAKPNIARPADGIPQDIAEHMKLMCDIMVLGFQTDATRVCTLKLNNDHSSLRFSNLGIDYMIHHLLSHQESEDWLKVNQFFFQQLAYVAKRLSETQEGERTTLDNTMIMFCSSMLAGSQHDATKLPVVILGGGGGKLKTGRTLDYLDQPNRKMCSLYLSLMDKFGIHKDEFGDSNERLADI; encoded by the coding sequence ATGAAACGCAATTTCACACGCCGTACGATGCTACGCGGTCTCGGGGTGAGCATGGCCTTGCCGTGGATGGAATCGATTCCCGTGTGGGGAGAAACAACGTCCTCCTCCGCCGAGCCGCAATCGGAAGCTCCGCTACGTTTTGGCGTGATGTTCGCTGGCAACGGGTTCCATCGCGACCACTTCTGGGCCAAAGGAGAAGGGGCCGATATGGAGATCGGTCAGGTACTGGAACCACTCGACCCGTACAAAGACAAGCTGCTATTCATTCGCGGTTTGTACAACGCCGAAGCCCTCAAAGGCAACATTCACAGTTCGCAAACCGGCAACTTGCTCTCCGGGGCTCCGCTCTCCTCTGGGGGCGAAATTCGCTCCGGCACGAGCATCGACCAGGTGCTCGCCCAACAGTACGGTCACGATACGAAAGTGCCAAGCTTGGTGCTGGGCTGCGAAAAGTCGAACCCGTCGGTGCATAAGAATTATTCGATGCTCTACAGTTCGCACATTTCGTGGAGCTCGCCCACCACGCCCACCCCGCTGGAACTTTACCCGGCGTTGGCATTCGATCGCTTGTTTCAAGACGGAGCGAAGCGGGAAGAGAAAAGCGTGCTCGATGCGATTTTGGGGGATGCCCAAGACCTGCGACGCAACATCAGTCAGGCCGATCGCCGCAAGCTCGACGAATACCTCGATTCGGTGCGCGACGTCGAACAGCGGATCGACCGTGCCGGCAAGCGGGGCGAAATGCAAGGTTGGAAGCCGCCACTTGCCAAGCCAAACATCGCCCGCCCGGCCGATGGTATTCCCCAAGACATCGCCGAACACATGAAGCTGATGTGCGACATCATGGTGCTGGGCTTCCAAACCGACGCCACCCGCGTCTGCACGTTGAAGCTGAACAACGACCATTCGTCGCTCCGATTTTCCAACTTGGGGATCGACTACATGATCCACCATCTGCTTTCGCACCAGGAATCGGAAGACTGGCTCAAGGTCAACCAGTTCTTCTTCCAGCAGCTTGCGTACGTTGCCAAGCGGCTCAGCGAAACGCAAGAAGGGGAACGGACCACGCTCGACAACACGATGATCATGTTCTGCTCGAGCATGCTCGCCGGCAGCCAGCACGACGCCACCAAGTTGCCGGTGGTCATCCTGGGTGGCGGCGGTGGCAAGCTGAAAACCGGTCGCACGCTCGATTACCTTGATCAGCCTAATCGCAAGATGTGCAGCTTGTACCTCTCGCTGATGGACAAGTTTGGCATCCACAAAGACGAGTTCGGCGACTCAAACGAGCGTCTGGCCGACATTTAA
- a CDS encoding polyphosphate kinase 2 family protein — translation MDYYERFRVTPGSKVDLDKFDPSHKKLHNERQEAEQETIHLRERIRDLQYQMYAERKRSLLVVLQGRDAAGKDGTVRHVFRAMNPQGCRVVSFKVPSKEEAEHDFLWRCHKVTPGLGHITVFNRSHYEDVLVQRVHNIVPKEVWSKRYEQINNFEKMLHENGTHILKFYLHIDQEEQLERFKKRLDKPAKNWKISESDYSERPFWDEYTKAFEEALRRCSTEYAPWFIIPSNRKWFRNLVVARILVAAFESFQMQFPEPTVDLKEIRRLYHDEVKKENDE, via the coding sequence ATGGATTATTACGAACGTTTCCGCGTGACGCCTGGTAGCAAGGTTGATCTCGATAAGTTTGACCCTTCCCATAAGAAGCTGCACAACGAACGGCAAGAGGCCGAGCAAGAGACCATTCACCTCCGCGAACGGATTCGCGACCTGCAATATCAAATGTACGCCGAGCGGAAACGTTCGCTCTTAGTGGTCCTGCAAGGCCGCGACGCCGCCGGTAAAGATGGCACGGTCCGGCATGTCTTTCGCGCGATGAACCCGCAAGGGTGCCGCGTGGTTAGCTTCAAGGTGCCCTCCAAGGAAGAAGCCGAGCACGACTTTTTGTGGCGCTGCCACAAAGTGACCCCTGGTCTGGGACATATCACGGTCTTCAACCGTTCGCACTACGAAGACGTCCTCGTACAACGGGTTCACAACATCGTGCCGAAAGAAGTCTGGTCGAAACGGTACGAGCAGATCAACAACTTCGAAAAGATGCTGCACGAAAACGGTACGCATATCTTAAAGTTCTATCTGCACATCGATCAGGAAGAACAGCTCGAGCGTTTCAAAAAACGATTGGACAAGCCAGCCAAAAATTGGAAGATCAGCGAAAGCGACTATTCCGAGCGTCCCTTCTGGGATGAATACACCAAAGCGTTTGAAGAAGCACTGCGCCGCTGCAGTACCGAGTACGCCCCTTGGTTCATCATCCCTTCGAACCGCAAATGGTTCCGCAACTTAGTTGTCGCCCGCATCTTGGTGGCCGCATTCGAGTCGTTTCAGATGCAGTTCCCCGAACCAACGGTCGACCTGAAAGAAATCCGCCGCTTGTATCACGACGAAGTGAAGAAAGAAAACGACGAATAA